In Pedobacter sp. WC2423, the following are encoded in one genomic region:
- a CDS encoding OmpH family outer membrane protein has protein sequence MNRTSFKLSTLATAVALVSVLASCQSKDNKAATDTAVKTDVAATTVKANEPIVYVNSDSLLTKYQYFKDLKTKLDAKSKAAQTDLAAKQQAFQREVAQYQQTQNTLPADQRATTEQRLARKQQELQAYQQNAGAALQNEQGAEQEKLYNKIADYLKIYAKGKGYKMVLTYQKGNSAILFADASLDVTSEVITGLNEGYKADKK, from the coding sequence ATGAACAGAACATCCTTCAAACTAAGCACACTGGCTACCGCTGTAGCATTAGTTTCAGTATTGGCTTCCTGCCAGAGTAAAGACAACAAAGCTGCGACTGATACTGCGGTTAAAACTGACGTTGCTGCAACAACAGTTAAAGCTAACGAGCCTATCGTTTATGTAAATTCGGATTCGTTATTAACTAAGTACCAGTATTTCAAAGATCTTAAGACTAAATTAGATGCCAAGTCTAAAGCTGCCCAAACTGATCTTGCTGCAAAACAACAGGCTTTTCAACGTGAAGTTGCTCAATATCAGCAAACTCAAAACACATTACCTGCTGACCAGAGAGCTACTACTGAGCAAAGATTAGCACGTAAACAACAGGAATTACAAGCTTATCAGCAAAATGCCGGCGCTGCTTTACAAAATGAGCAAGGTGCTGAGCAAGAAAAATTATACAACAAAATTGCTGATTACCTGAAAATCTATGCTAAAGGTAAAGGTTATAAAATGGTGTTGACTTACCAGAAAGGCAACAGTGCTATTTTATTTGCTGATGCTTCTTTAGATGTAACGAGTGAAGTAATCACTGGTCTTAACGAAGGTTACAAGGCTGACAAAAAATAA
- the gyrB gene encoding DNA topoisomerase (ATP-hydrolyzing) subunit B: MSEEKDSKSNYSADNIQVLEGLEAVRKRPSMYIGDTGVKGLHHLVYEVVDNSIDEALAGHANTITVNILKDNSIRVEDNGRGIPTGIMQKEQKSALEVVMTVLHAGGKFDKDTYKVSGGLHGVGVSCVNALSIHLKAEVHREGKIWVQEYREGKPQYDVKTVGETEKRGTVITFTPDDKIFTQTTEYRYDTLASRLRELSFLNKGISLTLTDEREVDEQGNFLTELFLSEGGLKEFVQFLDGGRPSLIAEPIYVEGIKNGIPVELALQYNDSYAENVHSYVNNINTHEGGTHIAGFRRGLTRTLKAYADKSGLLKNVKFEITGDDFREGLTAVISVKVQEPQFEGQTKTKLGNTEVMGAVDIAVGEALGIYLEEYPREAKMIVNKVILAATARAAARKAREMVQRKSVMGGSGLPGKLADCSDSDPEKCELYLVEGDSAGGTAKQGRDRNFQAILPLKGKILNVEKAMEHKIYENDEIKNMFTALGVSIGTPEDDKALNITKLRYHKIVIMTDADIDGSHITTLILTFFFRYMKALIEAGYVYIAAPPLYLVKKGKDQEYCWNDIQRDAAVQRLKGQGKEESVHIQRYKGLGEMNAEQLWDTTLNPANRTLMQATIENAAECDHTFSMLMGDEVAPRREFIERNAKYAKIDA; this comes from the coding sequence ATGAGCGAAGAAAAAGATTCAAAGTCAAATTATTCGGCAGATAATATACAGGTATTAGAAGGTTTAGAAGCGGTGCGTAAGCGCCCTTCAATGTATATAGGTGATACGGGTGTTAAAGGGTTGCACCATTTGGTTTATGAAGTAGTAGATAACTCAATTGATGAGGCCCTGGCTGGGCATGCCAATACGATTACGGTAAATATTCTTAAAGATAATTCTATCAGAGTTGAGGATAACGGTCGTGGTATTCCGACAGGAATCATGCAAAAAGAACAAAAATCGGCTCTTGAGGTTGTAATGACCGTACTGCATGCCGGTGGTAAGTTCGATAAAGATACTTATAAAGTTTCCGGTGGATTGCACGGTGTGGGGGTAAGTTGCGTAAACGCACTATCTATACATTTGAAAGCAGAAGTACACCGTGAAGGGAAAATCTGGGTACAGGAATACCGCGAAGGTAAACCACAGTACGATGTGAAAACTGTAGGTGAAACTGAAAAAAGAGGTACTGTAATTACTTTCACTCCGGATGATAAGATCTTTACACAGACTACAGAATATCGTTATGATACGCTGGCTTCGCGTTTAAGAGAGTTATCTTTCTTAAATAAAGGAATCAGCTTAACACTAACAGATGAGCGTGAAGTTGATGAGCAGGGAAATTTCCTGACTGAACTTTTCCTTTCTGAAGGTGGTTTAAAAGAATTTGTTCAGTTTTTAGACGGAGGTCGTCCTTCACTGATTGCTGAGCCTATTTATGTAGAAGGAATTAAAAATGGTATTCCGGTAGAGCTTGCTTTGCAGTACAATGACAGCTATGCTGAAAATGTGCACTCTTATGTAAATAATATCAATACACATGAAGGCGGTACACACATTGCCGGTTTCAGAAGAGGTTTAACCCGTACTTTGAAAGCTTATGCTGACAAGTCTGGTTTACTTAAAAACGTTAAATTTGAGATTACCGGTGATGACTTTCGTGAAGGTCTGACTGCTGTAATTTCGGTAAAAGTACAAGAGCCGCAATTTGAAGGGCAGACCAAAACCAAATTAGGTAACACTGAGGTTATGGGTGCTGTGGATATTGCCGTTGGTGAAGCATTAGGTATTTATCTGGAAGAATATCCAAGAGAAGCCAAAATGATCGTTAACAAGGTTATTCTTGCAGCTACAGCACGTGCAGCAGCGCGTAAAGCACGTGAGATGGTTCAGCGTAAAAGTGTAATGGGCGGATCTGGCTTACCAGGTAAATTAGCCGATTGCTCGGATAGTGATCCTGAAAAATGTGAATTATACCTTGTCGAGGGAGATTCCGCGGGTGGAACTGCAAAACAGGGCCGTGACCGTAACTTCCAGGCTATTCTTCCACTGAAAGGTAAAATCCTGAATGTGGAAAAAGCAATGGAGCATAAAATCTACGAAAACGACGAGATCAAGAATATGTTCACTGCACTGGGTGTAAGTATAGGTACTCCTGAAGATGATAAAGCGCTGAATATTACTAAACTCCGTTACCATAAAATCGTGATCATGACGGATGCGGATATTGACGGATCACACATTACTACCCTGATCCTGACCTTCTTCTTCAGATACATGAAAGCATTAATCGAAGCCGGTTATGTTTATATCGCAGCGCCACCGCTTTACCTTGTTAAAAAAGGAAAAGATCAGGAATACTGCTGGAATGATATCCAGCGTGATGCAGCAGTACAACGTTTAAAAGGGCAAGGTAAAGAAGAAAGTGTTCACATCCAGCGTTACAAAGGTTTGGGTGAGATGAACGCAGAACAACTTTGGGATACTACATTAAACCCGGCCAACCGTACTTTAATGCAGGCTACAATTGAAAATGCTGCGGAATGTGACCATACTTTCTCTATGTTAATGGGAGATGAAGTTGCACCACGAAGAGAATTTATTGAAAGAAATGCTAAATACGCGAAGATTGACGCTTAG
- a CDS encoding bestrophin family protein: MLLKKNVPLTYIFGKIYKDLILVTLYAVGIVILYENFHFTRISIPIAVPALLGTVISLLLAFRSNQAYDRWWEARILWGGIVNDSRSLTRQILYFIDDPYYSAEIQLFKERFVKRQIAWAYGLSQSLRNTNPILGLDKFMKPDELDFVSRYKNIPMSILELHARDIKIAVKEGWINTYQQIEIDRTLSNLCDRMGGAERIKNTVFPVTYSKYINMTIYLFIIMLPFGLIEFFGYIEVPVVIAIAAAFLLIEKMAIHLQDPFENKPTDTPTTTISRTIERDLSQMLNDAHYHEDKMKAMEPVHNPKTYYIL, encoded by the coding sequence ATGTTATTAAAGAAAAATGTCCCGCTAACCTACATCTTCGGGAAAATATATAAAGATCTGATTTTAGTAACCTTGTATGCCGTTGGTATCGTCATACTTTATGAAAACTTTCATTTCACCAGAATCTCTATACCTATTGCGGTACCAGCCCTTTTAGGTACAGTAATCTCACTTTTACTGGCATTCCGGTCTAACCAGGCTTATGATCGCTGGTGGGAAGCGCGGATTCTGTGGGGTGGAATTGTCAATGATTCAAGATCATTAACAAGACAGATACTGTACTTTATTGATGATCCTTATTATTCGGCAGAAATACAATTGTTCAAGGAACGCTTTGTGAAAAGGCAAATTGCCTGGGCTTATGGCTTAAGTCAATCGCTTAGAAATACGAATCCGATATTAGGACTGGACAAGTTTATGAAACCTGATGAGCTGGACTTTGTGAGCAGATATAAAAATATACCGATGTCCATTTTAGAGTTGCATGCACGGGATATTAAAATCGCTGTTAAAGAAGGCTGGATCAATACTTATCAGCAGATAGAGATTGACAGGACTTTATCAAATTTATGTGATCGTATGGGAGGGGCTGAGCGGATAAAAAACACGGTATTCCCGGTTACCTATAGCAAGTATATCAATATGACGATCTACTTGTTTATTATCATGCTGCCTTTTGGACTGATTGAGTTCTTTGGGTACATTGAAGTGCCTGTGGTTATCGCAATTGCAGCAGCGTTCTTATTAATTGAGAAGATGGCTATTCATTTGCAGGATCCTTTTGAAAACAAACCTACGGATACGCCAACAACAACGATCTCAAGAACTATAGAAAGAGATCTGTCACAGATGCTGAATGATGCCCATTATCATGAAGATAAAATGAAGGCTATGGAGCCTGTTCATAATCCAAAAACCTACTATATCTTATAA
- a CDS encoding ATP-binding protein, producing MNLNTRITFLFAVLSAIIISLLSGFVWYFANEFAFEDFYKRLEARVKIAIQTKAAAGTNTLEYNEVRQKYLERLPQEEEQVFAADEPSKIAFNKKVNLPSSFYKNIESGMLARYRNENVFYAGKYFKNGPNGYIVIISAKDPYGYRELKDLQKILFAGFFLSVALSYFVGRRFSDFTFKPIRELIKKAKGISAENLHQRLPPIKGNDEISEISQTFNEMLDRLETAFETQNNFISNASHELRTPLTIISGEAELTIARDGHRDPELQKSLATIQAESERLENILTSLLSLAQSGFDGEKQRWEEIRLDELIWDVKASIDLVNPENKIQVDFSKLPENPESINLNGNLNLIKLAVTNIVNNACKYSDNRVVEVGLSVTRTNIVISVKDQGIGIPEDELQHVFEPFFRASNTTDYNGYGVGLPLSLNIIRLHKGSIAIKTVQESGTEMSILLPRSR from the coding sequence ATGAATTTAAATACCCGCATCACTTTCTTATTTGCTGTCTTATCTGCAATTATCATCTCTTTATTGAGTGGTTTTGTATGGTATTTTGCAAATGAGTTTGCTTTTGAAGATTTCTACAAGAGATTGGAAGCGCGGGTAAAAATAGCGATTCAGACTAAGGCTGCAGCTGGAACAAATACGCTGGAGTATAACGAGGTACGCCAGAAATACCTGGAACGTCTGCCACAGGAGGAAGAACAGGTTTTTGCTGCGGATGAACCTAGTAAAATAGCTTTTAATAAAAAGGTAAACCTCCCTTCCAGTTTTTATAAAAATATTGAATCTGGTATGCTGGCCCGTTACCGGAACGAAAACGTGTTTTATGCTGGTAAGTACTTCAAAAATGGACCGAATGGCTATATTGTTATCATTTCTGCAAAAGATCCTTATGGTTACAGGGAGCTTAAGGATTTACAGAAAATCTTGTTTGCAGGTTTCTTCCTTTCGGTCGCTTTATCGTACTTTGTAGGAAGAAGATTCTCTGACTTCACTTTTAAACCAATCAGAGAGTTAATTAAAAAGGCGAAAGGGATCAGCGCAGAGAATTTACACCAGCGCCTCCCGCCTATCAAAGGAAATGATGAAATCTCAGAGATTTCACAGACTTTTAATGAGATGCTGGACAGACTGGAAACTGCTTTCGAAACACAGAACAATTTTATCAGCAATGCTTCTCATGAGTTAAGAACACCATTAACGATCATTAGCGGGGAAGCCGAATTGACAATTGCCAGAGACGGCCACCGGGATCCTGAGCTTCAGAAATCTTTAGCGACTATCCAGGCGGAGTCCGAAAGACTGGAAAATATATTGACGAGTTTATTAAGTTTAGCACAATCTGGTTTTGACGGGGAAAAACAGCGCTGGGAAGAAATCCGGCTGGATGAGTTGATCTGGGATGTAAAGGCTTCTATCGACCTGGTGAATCCGGAGAATAAAATTCAGGTAGATTTTTCTAAACTTCCGGAAAACCCGGAAAGTATTAATTTAAATGGAAACCTGAACCTGATTAAGCTGGCAGTAACCAATATTGTAAACAATGCTTGTAAATATTCTGATAACAGAGTGGTTGAAGTCGGTTTATCTGTTACACGTACCAATATCGTAATCAGTGTAAAGGATCAGGGAATTGGCATTCCTGAGGATGAACTACAACATGTGTTTGAGCCATTTTTCCGCGCTTCCAATACGACTGATTATAATGGATATGGGGTAGGCCTGCCTTTATCATTAAATATTATCCGTTTGCACAAGGGAAGTATAGCTATTAAAACTGTACAGGAATCCGGAACTGAAATGAGCATTTTATTGCCCCGTTCACGCTGA
- a CDS encoding response regulator transcription factor — protein MKLLIVEDEPNVVSVLKRGLSSEGFELSVAPDGFIALEMVSAHTFSLIILDIMLPGINGLDLCKQIKKNYPQLPIIMLTALSSTENIVTGLDNGADDYLVKPFKIAELSARIRMLLRRHAGLQQADEIITIGDLQINISGKTVTRANQEITLTATEYRLLQFFARNKNKTLSRIDILENVWDIDFNMGTNVVDVYVNYLRKKIDKGFSTTLLHTVVGLGYLLKEKSLP, from the coding sequence ATGAAACTCCTTATTGTTGAAGACGAGCCTAATGTGGTGTCAGTTCTGAAAAGAGGGTTAAGCAGTGAAGGCTTTGAGCTAAGTGTGGCACCTGACGGGTTTATTGCGCTGGAAATGGTTTCGGCGCATACTTTTTCATTGATTATACTGGACATTATGCTTCCTGGAATCAATGGTCTGGACTTGTGCAAGCAGATCAAGAAGAATTATCCGCAGCTACCTATTATTATGCTGACTGCATTAAGCAGTACGGAGAATATCGTTACAGGACTTGACAATGGGGCTGATGATTACCTGGTGAAACCTTTTAAAATTGCTGAGCTAAGTGCAAGAATCCGCATGTTGTTGAGGCGGCATGCCGGTCTTCAGCAAGCAGATGAAATTATCACTATTGGCGATTTACAGATCAATATTTCTGGTAAAACAGTGACCAGAGCCAATCAGGAAATCACATTGACGGCAACAGAATACCGCCTGCTTCAATTCTTTGCCAGAAATAAGAACAAAACTTTGTCCAGAATAGATATTCTGGAGAATGTCTGGGATATTGATTTTAACATGGGCACAAATGTGGTTGATGTTTATGTCAATTACCTGAGAAAGAAAATAGACAAAGGCTTTAGCACCACGCTGCTGCATACGGTTGTTGGATTAGGCTACCTGCTCAAAGAAAAATCATTGCCATGA
- a CDS encoding retropepsin-like aspartic protease — translation MRTVTVPLTLINLNDDGFHLLVEIVVFGKKHWAVVDTGASRSVFNKAFIEQYSGAVVEQQEEETNATTLFTTSSTIQAVILKLKIGKLMIKAYPAVALDLETVNDAYELMGHPRIVAIIGSDIFLKYHAKINYKKLKILFSSKPG, via the coding sequence ATGCGTACTGTTACAGTCCCTCTTACTTTAATAAACTTAAATGATGACGGTTTCCACCTCCTGGTGGAAATCGTTGTTTTTGGTAAAAAACATTGGGCAGTCGTAGATACCGGAGCTTCAAGGTCAGTATTCAACAAGGCCTTTATTGAGCAGTATAGCGGTGCTGTGGTTGAACAGCAGGAGGAAGAAACCAATGCGACGACATTGTTTACAACTTCAAGTACGATACAGGCAGTGATCCTGAAATTAAAAATCGGTAAACTGATGATTAAAGCTTACCCTGCGGTAGCGCTGGATCTGGAAACTGTAAATGATGCTTATGAATTAATGGGGCACCCCCGGATCGTAGCGATTATTGGCAGCGATATCTTCCTTAAATATCATGCTAAGATCAACTACAAAAAACTGAAAATTCTATTTTCTTCTAAACCAGGCTGA
- the mdh gene encoding malate dehydrogenase, whose amino-acid sequence MKITVVGAGAVGATCADNIARKELAEELVLLDIKEGFAEGKAIDMMQTAALLGFNTKITGVTNDYSQTAGSAVAVITSGLPRKPGMTREELIGINAGIVKGVAENILKFSPDAIIIVISNPMDTMTYLALKSLGLPKNRIIGMGGTLDSARFKYYLSVALNCNSNDLQGFVIGGHGDTTMIPLTRYATYQSLPVKDILSAEVLAKVAADTMVGGATLTGLLGTSAWYAPGAAGAALVESIVRDEKKLFTCCVALDGEYGQNDICLGVPVIVGRNGWEKIIDYNLNEEEKTAFNKSADAVRAMNNVLKEMKLI is encoded by the coding sequence ATGAAGATAACAGTTGTTGGTGCAGGAGCAGTTGGTGCGACTTGCGCAGATAATATTGCTAGAAAAGAGTTAGCTGAAGAATTAGTTTTATTAGATATCAAAGAAGGTTTTGCTGAAGGCAAAGCGATAGATATGATGCAGACTGCTGCATTGCTGGGTTTTAATACAAAAATTACCGGGGTAACAAATGATTATAGCCAGACCGCAGGTTCTGCCGTTGCTGTAATTACTTCTGGTTTACCGCGCAAACCGGGAATGACCCGTGAAGAGCTGATTGGCATCAATGCGGGTATTGTTAAAGGTGTAGCAGAAAATATATTAAAGTTCTCTCCGGATGCGATTATTATTGTGATCAGCAATCCAATGGATACCATGACTTATTTAGCACTTAAATCTTTGGGGCTGCCTAAAAACAGAATCATTGGTATGGGTGGTACTTTAGATAGTGCAAGGTTTAAATATTACCTGAGTGTAGCCTTAAACTGTAATTCAAATGATCTGCAGGGCTTTGTTATCGGTGGTCATGGTGATACGACAATGATTCCGTTAACACGTTATGCAACTTATCAGAGTTTGCCAGTAAAGGATATTTTATCTGCTGAGGTACTGGCTAAAGTTGCTGCTGATACTATGGTAGGTGGCGCGACATTAACTGGCTTATTGGGAACTTCGGCATGGTATGCTCCCGGTGCTGCCGGTGCTGCACTGGTGGAGAGCATTGTTCGTGATGAAAAGAAACTATTTACTTGCTGTGTTGCCCTTGATGGGGAATATGGACAAAATGATATTTGTTTAGGTGTACCTGTAATTGTTGGTCGTAATGGCTGGGAAAAGATTATAGATTATAATCTGAATGAGGAAGAAAAAACTGCCTTCAATAAAAGTGCTGATGCGGTAAGGGCAATGAATAATGTGCTTAAAGAAATGAAGCTTATTTAA
- a CDS encoding lipocalin family protein has protein sequence MLENKPVEKVDIMSYAGKWYSLCSIPTFMDKNWHETTETYVIHPDGYYAVFTTYKLPPAQTTKYVRSKLIVVRGTSNAQLKAQFVWPLKVDYWIIELAADYSYAVVGHPKHKNLSILSRRPEMSDELLNEIIERCEQKGYDTSKLVSQEHKPAAPKSQA, from the coding sequence ATGTTAGAGAATAAACCTGTTGAAAAAGTTGATATAATGTCTTATGCAGGTAAATGGTATTCACTATGTTCAATACCCACCTTTATGGACAAAAACTGGCATGAAACTACAGAGACGTATGTGATACATCCTGACGGTTACTATGCAGTTTTTACTACCTATAAGTTACCCCCGGCCCAAACAACCAAGTACGTACGCTCCAAACTGATTGTGGTTCGCGGAACCAGTAATGCACAACTTAAAGCACAGTTTGTATGGCCTTTAAAAGTGGATTACTGGATTATTGAACTTGCCGCAGATTACTCCTATGCCGTTGTCGGGCACCCTAAACACAAAAACCTTTCTATTCTTTCCCGCAGGCCGGAAATGTCCGACGAACTTCTGAATGAAATTATAGAACGATGTGAGCAAAAAGGTTACGATACCTCAAAGCTTGTCTCACAGGAACATAAGCCAGCAGCACCTAAGAGTCAGGCATAA